The genomic window CACTTAAATGTACACAACAATATTGTGTACAGGTACCCAGTACCATGTAGGGCTGGGCGATACGGACAAAAATCTTATCAcaatcacatttttcatttcagtcgATATCGATATGTATCACGATATAAATCAAGTCACTATATCTGTCATTTCTGCTTCAGATGGTAAAAGAGATTAGTGCCATGACCTGTCTTCGTGGGAACGGgctttcatcttttatttctatcgaggaaactttttttttgtgataattatctttatagatttatcgcccagccctattAACAGCCTTTACCCTACCTCACACCTACAGGGACTCCACAGCCTTTGTTCACACATAAGGGAGAGACACATTCATAGTACCCATACATCCTGAGCCCGTGTTTCTCTTTCTTGCCCCACTTTGTTGCTCTTCAGGGGGCTCATGGGGATGCTGTTCAATCCCAGTTTTCCACTTCGATTTGCTATTATCGAGAGGTGTAGCCCATCTGATGCAGCTTCCTCAGGAGAATCTGAGTAAGGTCAAACGTGGTAAAGCTGATCCCCACTGCAATAGGCCCTTTCACCCAGTTCATGCTGAGACCTTTGTAGAGTCCACGGATGACCCCCTCCTCATACACAATCTCCTTCATGGTGCCCAGGATGGTGCCGTATGTGTGACCTGTGACTCCTGCAGTCTGCATGCGCCGTCGTACCACATCCAGAGGGTAAGATGCCGACTGGCCAATGAGACCCGCACAGGCTCCAAATGACAGGCGCTCATACGAGTAGGGGTGTGGGCGGCCGCTGCGTTCTACAAGGGAGAGGAGGTTGTAAAGGAGTgcaattcaataaaaaaaattcacataTACAACATAAACATTAAAGCCGCTTTCAGACAACAGATAATCTCTTGatattatccagaggggctttatgtgagaacgcaaatgtccaataAAGAGGCTGCAGAGATTTTCTgtagtttctcctgccagccccccagtaaaaactccagagaatgtccgtaAACTTGGGTCCGGACactctctggagttcatgtctgaaaacagctcaagtgaaaaataaatggagTTAGTGTTATTGCATTACCAGCATGTAACTTCTTCAGTGTCTCATAGGTAAAGAAGCTGAGGCCAGCATAGGGAACTACACCCAGTATGGTGGGTGCAAAACCTCGATACAGCGTCTTCAGGCCTTCTTCTCGAGAAATccgcacaaacacatgcaggatATTACTGTACCTGAAACAAAGGATAAAAATACTACGTTTGAAAAGTGTTTATTGTACTTGGATAAAATTGGGTGAGGTGTTGTGCAACAAAAGACTTTTGGACTCTAGCATCCAGGTTTGCAAcatgaacaaaaagaaagaaaaacatccatCATGTTTGGCTAGTGTCAGTGTAAGAGCCCTAATATTCACTGATGATGTGTTTTAGCAGTTACATATACTTACATTTCCTTTGGTGTTACGGCCATCCTAGCTCGCACCATGTCCAGAGGATAGGTCAGCATGGCTGCCGTGGTTCCAGCCATAGATCCGGCCAGTAACCTTGGTAATGGAGGCAGGGCTCTGAAACAGCAAATGTGCATCAATGTTGAGTTTTTTACACTTcagatgtcatgaagaaaatcGTTTTGTCAACATAAAATGTGATGGTTGATTAAACCCCTAATAACTCATCAGTTCCTCAAGATTACAGGGGGGGGGTTTCCATTGAACTCAACACCATTTACAGATTTAGTGTTTGCGGATCTATAAATATGCCCCATCCCAATCTCCACCTGCTCACAGCTGCTCGCCTGTAGCCTGATGGTGCTCATCAATCATGCTGCTTGTTTTCCCCTTTGGTAGATACTGTTAATCGCACGTCTAGTTGTCCAGACATACACATTTGAACCAGAGACCAActcagaagaaaaggaagaacaGCAAACTCTACATCTCTACCTTAGCTTATTAAGGTTGCAAAATACTGAGTTACTAGCATtacctgcagcttctccaggaATGCTATGGTGAAAGGATATGGAAAACCCCATCCTACAAGTTGACAGAAATGGTTCCTTAGGTATGTGTCATCTGAAACCCTAACTGTCTAAGGAGGAATTCTCAGCCATGATGCTGACTGTGTATTCTGCTAATGATGTGTCTAGTATCATAAAAGAAACGACATAAAAACTTGATTTTCATCAGAGGTGGGTCTTAATCAAGACCAATCAGAACTTAGTAGTAAATCTCAGAGTATAAACTGACACTTACTTGCCCTGAAAGCCATAGTAGCTGCCCAGCTGCCTCTTGTACTGCTCATGAGCACAGAACTGGATGGCAGCGTAAGGAATGACTCGCACCATGGTGGCAGAGTTTCCCCTCCATAGACTGAAGAAGCCATCCTTTAGGTAGGTGCGGTATATCAACCTGTATGCCTCCTGTAAGTCAGTGtgtacacataaacacatacttTACATTCTTAGATGGAGCGGATAATAGGTTTGTTTATGGCACAAATCTGCATGTATGTGTCTGCAAGTTCTTTTATCAGTTAATTAATGAAATTAAGAAACTATGTTAACTACAGTGGATGTGAATCAATTTATCCCATGTGACTAGGAAGCAGTTAATTGTTTTAATAAGCAACTGACATAAATTTTCCCTAAACCAAACATACCTTGGCAGAGAATCGTGCCGaggacactgaaaaacaaacgtACAATATAAATTACATACCCAGGGTATatttcaaacaacaacaacaaaaacacacttcatAGAATTCACACAGTATAAACTGTAGCTATGAAGTAAAAATATGAAGCCTAGATGGTGCTCGCTGTTGCTGTCATTGAGTGCATCTTCCAACTTTTCTAGCGCCCGATGGATTAAGCTCTCTGTgaacatgtctgtctctgtgctttcACATTTATGTCATTTATGAGGgcacacagagggagggagggatggttGGTGGAGATAAGACATTCTTCAAAGAGGAAGCTATGGAAAAACCTCCATGACTGGTTTGTCAAGCACACACAAATCCGGGGCATTCCTCCTGCAGGAAGCAAGCCAGTgtcaaaactgttttgtttacaTTCTTTGCCTTTCTTTGGTGATGTTGTATTTTTATCAGCAGTGACAGCTATTGTTTCGGTGAAGACTGCATGGAGCATAAAAGGTAAAGGCGTTGTGTTATTGTCACAGTAGGTGCGCACAATGACTAATCTGTCAAAGGTAACTAAACAGGGTCAAGGATATAATTCTGCGTCACTATGTTGGGTCGTTTGTAATCTTAGACTGTTTCAGCTCAACATGCATTCAACTTACCTTGGAAGATGATTTTAGTCCTGTCCAATGGAGCAACAGCTGTCTTGGCCAAAGCTCCTGCTACAGCTCCTGAGAAGAGCGAGTTGAGGATAGACCGAGTGTGCTTCAGGCCCTgctcagagatggaggaatTGCTTTTAGGGTCACCAACACGAACAGATTGAATCCTGTGACACTGCATCCTCACATGCACAAACGTGTTTAATATGCTGTTGATCATTAAGCTGGCTTTCCAATTGGATAATGTTAATTGagcaaatacaaaataacaatTACAGTCCAATTCACAGATTAAAACTGAGCtacaaagcaaaaaataaataaagagtgTAAAGTAAAATGTTAGCTCACTTCTGACTGACTGGAGGAAGCCAGCGGCAGCACTTCTCCCTGTGTAAGAGATGCCCGTTGTTCCTGGACGCCATTCCCCATCCCCAAGAACTACGCACAGCTGTCACTGAGCGCGATCATGAATTCAACCACAGGAGGGGCGGCGACACCAGGCACTGAGAGCTATGCAGTTGATGAGGAGAGACctgaaagagaaacaacagTCCATTTATATGCAATTTCTAGCTGAGCAAGACATTCCAGTGGCTTGGTTTTGACACTTGAAACTTTACGGGCATTCAGTCATGTATGACTATAATATACTGCAAGCATTGTCTAAAAATCAAGatcatttgattttaaacaCTGGAGCTGCTTCATCATGTTCTCTATTGTACCAAGAAGTCTGTTCTAGTTTTTAGCAAGTAATGACTGACAGAATGTATCTTTCAACAAGAAACTGTTAATACACATCCTTGAGTAAATGGTTACCTGGAGAATAATCCAGCTGAGCTTCACTGACTTCCACACCCACGAAAGCCGTCTCAGCAGGaacttaacaaaacaaaaaatacaagaaCACCATTGACAAGTGTCCTTTGCTAGAATGGCAGATTACAGTGTTGCCACACCTTTGTACAATCACAACAGTCTCAGAGCAAGACAAACAACCCAATGTCACCACCCTGaccaaaagaaaacatgtctaCTATGTTTTTCAATGAGCTAATCATTGTATCAGACAAATCAGCTATTCATGTAACCTTTAACCTTGATAGGCTCTCTGGTTGATTGTTAAAGAAACCCCCAAAACAACTGAATCTGTGTTCTGAATTTTGTAAATAAGCTTTCAggtgtttttttaacagtaaACAACAAATATGATTGAATGTAGAGCCATGAAATTATGTCATCCTTAGTTTTAATACGTCACTAAATTGGTATTATACAGCATCACAACTGGTGACTATTAAATAATGAACATTTGTTAAATAATCACATATTATTTGGAAAAGATCCACTCAGAAATCCCAGAGTTCAAGGAAGTGAACAGTGAGGAGAATCAAACAAAGTGAGATGGGGTGAGATTGTCGAGAGACAAGTGAGCAAACGGGGAGTCTGCGGAAAAGCCATGTTGTCAAGGGCAACCAATATTGGCATAGTAACAATAGGGATTCAAGCCAAAACCTCAAATGACCATTCTAGTCCTCTTTCACCTCACCCACTGTTCTTACCCACAGTCCATCCCTCACCCCTCCCTACAGCCCCCTTTCCACTGCATATCATTTTACAGTTCCTTGTTCCTGACTGCCAGCTCTGATTGGTCGCCTCACTTGTCATCTGTTATTCAATACCACATTCCCATGCTTCACACACAGCAGTGTCCCTGTGGATTAATAGTGTTACATACACAGCGATGTCTTCTTGTGAACTGAGCTGTTTTTTAAGAAACGAGTGTGACTAACGTGTCCTTTCAACTGGGTTACCTAATGACCATTAGTAAAACACCAGTATTCCAGGAAACTGTGGTGTTTCAGAATGGGTTAATATAAATAACAACTGACAGTCactatttatatgtgtgtgttaacttGGGTTGGGCAATATGTCCAAAATAATACAAGATGAAAAACATTCATGTCAGTAAACAAATACTTACAAATAGATTAAtcatgtgttatacctcctcattGTGCTTGCCAGATGTAAAAGCATTACAATGATATATattggaattttttttatattggtaTTGATAACAATTGTATTGCAATACTTATTATCccatgtctgtttgttggtttttgagTAAGATGACACAAAAAGTAGAGggtggattaccatgaaacttggctGAAGGACAAAGtattggtcagggaagaacccaaaACATTTGAATGCAGATCCCAATCAGAAGATGCTATAGAgattgtttttatcactttgttTATAATTTTCTAGATTgatcctttttcttcttttctcagataataatttaTACATCTTGATGAAAGGCAGGAGTGTTTAAGGGGCCAATacttatgaatgtgtgtgattttgtgcagatcaaaattaaaattcagatgtagtgaatttaaaagtggttttataaggggactTCTGGGTGAGAGTGCCATTCTAGAttctaatgttttatttctcagttcTATTGGAGATACAAGGTGAGTAACATGATAAAAAAGACTAaccaattcatttttaatgaacaGCAACACAAGAAAtgctacatttatttataatgaaTTTTAAGGTCTGCTCTAATcatatgtgtgttgtgtggattACTTTGTCAATAAAACCAGTTCATTAATACAGAATGAGGAAACGGTGCTCATCTTCCATATGTTTATATATCCCAACAGGTTTTATCATgataagaaagagagaggacgCAAACCATCACCTTCTAcattaatgtttaataaatgagttaaataatacaattactGAATTAATCTTCTGTCCATTTACTTTTGACAGAACCCATGGCTGCTGTTGAAATGAAGGATATAAGATCTCCTCGGGATTGTGTGTACCTCATGGTcgtttcactgtgtttgttttgtaatgGTTTTGTAACAGCCTTGTTTTATAAACGGTATCATTTACCTTCTAGTATTATTGCTAGTCTTCTGATTGTAAGTCAGGATTGTTTGCATTAAACCGGAGATTGTATAGACACAATCACAGCAAGGTTACAGTTTAGTAAAGAATTGCACATTCATGAATGATTTAACAGTCTCCAAGCTTCTCTCTCCACCAGATCTGACCAAACTTACcctctcacaaacaaacagccacGGTCTGAACACTGATCTGTCAGTGGTTCTCTTACCTCACACAGTCTGACACCAGCTCAGACACTGGTGATCTCCTGGTGCGTGAATATCCCGAGTTATTCCAGTTAGTGCGGTTAACGGGTTCTTGTTCCTAAGTTAGCCAAATACCAGGTTCAGTATCGTGAGCTAGCTGTTAGCTTCCCCGCTACACTAACGTTATTATTACTCTAGAAATTCCCTTGAGTcgccattaaaaataaaaacaaaacgaTGTCTCGCGGCGCTAAACGCAGCTTCTTCTACACCTGCAGGAGATTCGTTAGCCCGACAGACTCCGGGGGACTGACACCGTCCATGCTGCTCCTACAGCTGCTGTCACCGCTGAACGTTAGCTCCGCCACACCGAGGTCCGACAAGGACAAGCGCCcaggcattgtgggaaatggaGTCCGAGGGGAGGCGTGCCTGGATAGGTCGGTTACGGGGGCGTGAGCAGGAAACTCCCCAGAGTTTAAAAGCTAAGTGATTAGATGGATAAACTAgtgattataaaaaaaaatacactggAAGTTCATTTAGACCCAGTGCATCATGATATGCACACAGCCACACAATAATGTAAAGGTTGAGTTTTATCATAGTCATACAGAATACAACGTCATCCATGATTGGTTTAAACATCAGAGATTTCAGTTTTACACAGTAAGAATTCTTTGACAAACGAAAAAcgaacaaaaaaactgaaatgttttgttataGTGCACATATAAGGcatttaatacatttcaaaGTTCCTGTCAACATGGGGACGCATTCTGCACAAAACAATGCAGTTACAGTGTTTGCATTGCAGCAACACATTTCTTTACCCAacttttgaaaatgaataatgtAGATATAAAATTGgacttaaaacattttaacaaaatattAATAGCAAATAAGACGAGTACATCAGGATTACAATGACATTTTCCTAtatcaaaaacagaaaaaggactggagaaataacatttgaatatgttttaATATCGATGCGTGTGGGACAGGTGACTGCACTGCTCACAAGCGTTTTCTACAATAACTACTTTGTACAAATGTGTCTAGCAAGGTAGGTGCATCTGTTTGCTTTATAAGTATACATTCTGATTCTGACATTTCACCctcttaaaaatgtatttcaggcAAACTCATTGTGGGTGGAGGTGTTCAATGAtgctcttctcttctttcagtTGGTGAGGCTGCCATGTTTCCCAGTCCACAGCTCTCGCAGCTCCACCTGGCATCCCAGATCTCTGAGGGCTGCTTTACCCACATCGCCACAGTCCTGATGGGTTTTCACTGCCTGAATTATCAGAGCCTCTGCTCCCATATCCAGGATTGGTTGTGTGTAGTTTTGCATGCGTGCAACCAAGTTTCTCAGAAGCATACAAGCCTGTTTCTGATCataaagaaaggaaacagagacagagttaGCACAAAGTCACAGGGCATCTTACAAGTGAGCATATCAATTAATAATGACCGCATATTACCTGCACATTTACAGCATCAGTATGTGCCTTCATGGCCTCCACCGCAGCCAAGGCACCTCCATTCTCCATGATGGTTTTGCAGTTGTTTGGTTTACGCAAAGCAAGGACAGAGAGGCATGCACAGCTATTTTCACACACCTACAAGAAAACATGGACGAATGTTTAAAAAGAttgcagatttaaatgtattttacataacaaaaaaacaacctgtgattaaaaatgttttttatgagtCTATATCAAATCCATAAGTATGACATTTAACTCACAGCTGAGTTGCACATGTGTCTGTTCATGGCGATAACAATGAGCTGGACGCCTCCTGCATTAACAACAGCGTCTTTCACATCATCATTTCCTGCTACGGCTTTTATTGCGTTAAGGACCTGCCGAACCAACTCCTGCAAGAGGAAAACCAGTTCAGTTAGTGGAACATGGAAGTTGAATCAGTTTGTATCCCTTGTTTTTTTGTACAATACCGCTGTCTCATAGCTGTCTGCAAGCAGCGTCATCATGAATTTCAATCCCCCCAGGTCACAGATGTCTTGACAGAACTCGTTCCTCACAGCCAGACGGGACAAGGTTGCACAGAGCTCAGTCAGAACAGAAGAATTATCAGGGTGAGCTGTGAGGGAGGAAcgtgacaaaaaagaaattacaatCATGAGATCAGAACATGGTAGTTTACGTTATAAAGATAACCCCTTCAAATAAACCAGCCATTCTTACCTTTTGAAGCCTCAATTAAGACCTTCAGTCCATTGTGCTCGAGAACGATACTCTTGGCATGTTCATGAGCATTCCCAAACGTAACTCGGACATCATCATCAAAGGTCATGAACCTGAGAGCTGCAGAGGCCTCCTTCACCAGCTCTGCGCATCCAATATGTTGTTTGACGGCAGTGGTCAGCAGGGGCAGGACTCCGCCTTTTACCAAATCCTGCCTGTTCTGTTCATGCTTCAAACTGCAGTGACGCACAGCGCAGATGGCTACACGTGTCACAGAGGAATCTGCCTGGTACTTTTTAAGGGCGTCCAAAAGAAACTGCTGGCCCTCCGCATCCAACAAGTCCGGCTGTCCATCTGTCAGTGCAACCAGAGCGGAGAGAGCTGCCAGCACTGCCTCCCGCTCCTCCAAACTCTTTTTGCAGtagcagaggatgatgggataGGCATCTTTTTGGGCAGCTAGGTACCTTTGGGCAAATCCAAGGGAGCACTGCTCAGTGAAGCATTTTATGTCTGATGTCAATTCCATCACTTCAGAAGAGTCTTTTCCAATTCGGAGCGAATCCAAAGCCTGCAAGTGAAATAGTAGATTTTTTACAAGAAATACTTTCAAGATAAGCAGCATCCTGTTCACCAAACATGCCAGGGCTGACCTGTAAGACCTCATGTGTTCGCTCTCCTTGTTTCTCATCAGATGACGCAGTGGGTACAGCTTTTACTATGTAACTGAggtccacacctgcatccaaaGAGGAGAATAGGGTTAATGTGTTAACACACAATACAATATCAAGACTAGGAAAGAATAggttgaaaaataaacataattaacaAATAAAAGGCAACTACCAACTCAAAAGTGTACAATGAAAATGACATGTGAAGGAAGCCGGCAGGAGTGTGAGACCATACTCAAAACTGCACGCTTagtggaaaataataaaaattagAATGTCAATATCCAATTGAGCTCAATGCAGTCTGATATTGTGTGTAGGTCACTCAGTCAATATTGACATCTCCAGTTTATTAAAATATGATGGAGATAAATTATTAGTTTTTAATACTCCATCCACTTAAATCCCCCTAAATagtagatctgtgtgtgtgaggccacTGAGGGAGTTTAGATTAACTTTAGTATTCATTCCACAACTGTTGTCATTTTAGAATACAAGCAATTCAAAGAACTGCAAAAAcagattctttttatttgttttgtgttcgtTTGCCTTTACTTAAGACTCATAGGTCCATATcagtatgaaaaaaataaaattaataattacAAAGTGTGATACAATCATCACACTTTAAAAATCCTCGGGGattcaaaatacacaaacatttgttgCAGTGTTTGACCAGGCGAGTGTGGTCTCAGTTCACGTTATTCCAATATGTACATTAACATCAGACCTCAAGGCACCAGTGTGCTGTGTCACTGGAGACCACGCCTCTGCCATGATCAATAATTTAGCAGATTTAATGATCTGTCCATCGTTGATACACGAGTCGTCTCTGTAACATTTACCCTGAGACTCGAACTGCTCCACAGCTTCCCTCAGGGCCTCGTCAGGCTCCATCTCGAACTCCTCCGTGTTTTCTTTGACAACGGCGTCAAACGTCTCCTGCGTGATCCTGCGTCTCGCCATCTCGCCTCCTTGTTTTACAGCCTGAAAGGACGCGTGACCGAGGAGATGTCAAAAGATGAGACAGACAGCTAGTGCTAGCTGCAGTTAGCATGTGGATGTTGCCCTGACTTGTCTCCTGGTGTTGACTGTGGCTGCTGACATGCACAGTGTCCTCTGCGTAAAGTTATTTGAATGTTTCCGCTGAATAAAACGACGTCAAAGACACAAGTGTATTCACGTACCTGCTACCACCGCCCAGTGTCACACTGCACCACTGTTATGAATGAACCGAACACCGCTGCCGATTTACGCATTTTACGTAGCGAATTGTTCAACGCGGGGCGTGATGAGGGGAAATATGTAAGTGAATAGCAAACTCCGCAAAAAGAGGTCCCACGCGTATACTGTCTCGGTTAGAACATAGACTGCGAAACTAGTTCCGGTTCTACCCGAAGTCAATGACTTCAGTATTAGCGGTGTTATAAcgtgtgaatgaatgaacgcAAATAGAGAAgtcaatatgttttatataaaaacaatgcaCCACGTCGTTGTTGTATTTAACTTAAGGAATAACCATGGGGTTTTTAGTGAAAGCTTTATTTTACCTTGCTTTACTTCCCCTTCAAAGTAAAGGAGGTATTTGGACGCAAATAGTAATAGAATTAAGTGGATTTCGTAGAGAGAAACtctaaatattgatttgatgTTGCTGTTAAGTCACTGTATTAACCGGAATGTGCGTtggccgagagagctcaacacactgcaacctaagaaacacatacaaacaggtAAAACacgtgcaaattaagaaaacatcatatatttgactacACAAGCAAATACTCCACTTACCGGTAGCATATTTTAATAACTTCACAAAACATTGAACTACAGACAGTTTTTTAGGATCCCCTTTAAACATTTCGTCGTTTTCGCCTTTTGCAGCgcgtttctgtatttgcacgtgttttttttctatttgcatgtgttcgCAGTGAACGCCAAGAGTAACTACACTTTAGTGAGTTAAGAAGTGAGTAACTGTAAATATTCAATTGATGTTACAGTTAATTCAGTGTATTAACCGGAACTACACAAAACGTAACACTGAATTATACATGTAagatcttattttgaaaatgcagaCCGGATGTTTATCTCTTCTACATATCTAGGCGCTGGTGGGTTCAATGgctgaaacagaaaacacaggagcTTCCACCGGCAGCTGAGGACCAGGGACCAGGGACATCAGTCCAGAGCTGAACCGGttcctcctgttgttgttgttttgactgAGGACAAGCTAAGATGGCAGCCAGCCCAGAGGCACCGGGGCCCTGGTACCTGGCCCTGCTGGGTTTTGCGGAACATTTCCGCACGTCGAGTCCCCCGAAGATCCGCCTGTGCGTCCACTGTCTGCAGGCGGTGTTTCAGTTCAAGCCGCCCCCGAGGGTCGAGGCCCGGACTCACCTGCAGCTGGGCTCGGTGCTGTACCGCCACACCAAGAACAGTGAGCTGGCCCAGACTCACCTGCAGAAAGCGGTGAGCAGcagaagcagacacacacacacacacacacacacacatatacacacacacacaaaacaatgaatcCCTGACGAATGAGTACATGTGGAACACCTCCAGTGTTTAATGCTTCTTTATCAACACACTGTC from Paralichthys olivaceus isolate ysfri-2021 chromosome 16, ASM2471397v2, whole genome shotgun sequence includes these protein-coding regions:
- the armc6 gene encoding armadillo repeat-containing protein 6, whose translation is MARRRITQETFDAVVKENTEEFEMEPDEALREAVEQFESQGVDLSYIVKAVPTASSDEKQGERTHEVLQALDSLRIGKDSSEVMELTSDIKCFTEQCSLGFAQRYLAAQKDAYPIILCYCKKSLEEREAVLAALSALVALTDGQPDLLDAEGQQFLLDALKKYQADSSVTRVAICAVRHCSLKHEQNRQDLVKGGVLPLLTTAVKQHIGCAELVKEASAALRFMTFDDDVRVTFGNAHEHAKSIVLEHNGLKVLIEASKAHPDNSSVLTELCATLSRLAVRNEFCQDICDLGGLKFMMTLLADSYETAELVRQVLNAIKAVAGNDDVKDAVVNAGGVQLIVIAMNRHMCNSAVCENSCACLSVLALRKPNNCKTIMENGGALAAVEAMKAHTDAVNVQKQACMLLRNLVARMQNYTQPILDMGAEALIIQAVKTHQDCGDVGKAALRDLGCQVELRELWTGKHGSLTN
- the slc25a42 gene encoding mitochondrial coenzyme A transporter SLC25A42; amino-acid sequence: MGNGVQEQRASLTQGEVLPLASSSQSEGLKHTRSILNSLFSGAVAGALAKTAVAPLDRTKIIFQVSSARFSAKEAYRLIYRTYLKDGFFSLWRGNSATMVRVIPYAAIQFCAHEQYKRQLGSYYGFQGKALPPLPRLLAGSMAGTTAAMLTYPLDMVRARMAVTPKEMYSNILHVFVRISREEGLKTLYRGFAPTILGVVPYAGLSFFTYETLKKLHAERSGRPHPYSYERLSFGACAGLIGQSASYPLDVVRRRMQTAGVTGHTYGTILGTMKEIVYEEGVIRGLYKGLSMNWVKGPIAVGISFTTFDLTQILLRKLHQMGYTSR